A part of Calditrichota bacterium genomic DNA contains:
- a CDS encoding type I restriction endonuclease subunit R, with translation EQREAFYRYFREIEEIYEILSPDPFLRPYLEDYQRLVEMYRLLRNAYEPHVPVDRSFLRKTAEIVQQHSRTDAIREPQVTYEISPGALLALLNEEKPETVKVFNLLKELHRLVADQGRIAPYLLSIGERAEEIRRRFEERLIEAQQALQELEVLVKQLKDAEKERRTREDLASHPYAPQAFAVEWWLRTHQVSPEQARQVAQTMESAFAAFPHWLSSRQQESELRRELYKALLDVGISDVVAWADAILNLLRRAAE, from the coding sequence GAGCAGCGGGAAGCCTTCTACCGCTACTTTCGCGAGATCGAGGAAATCTACGAAATCCTTTCCCCCGATCCTTTCCTGCGCCCCTACCTGGAAGACTATCAGCGGCTGGTGGAGATGTACCGCCTGCTGCGCAACGCTTACGAGCCGCACGTGCCGGTTGACAGATCTTTTTTGCGCAAGACTGCGGAAATCGTGCAGCAGCACAGCCGCACCGATGCCATCCGTGAACCGCAGGTGACCTACGAAATCAGCCCAGGGGCCTTGCTGGCTCTCCTGAACGAGGAAAAACCAGAGACGGTGAAAGTGTTCAACCTGCTCAAGGAACTGCACCGGTTGGTGGCTGACCAAGGCCGCATTGCTCCATACTTGCTCTCCATTGGCGAGCGCGCCGAAGAGATCCGCCGCCGCTTCGAGGAACGGCTGATCGAGGCCCAGCAGGCGCTCCAGGAACTGGAGGTGCTGGTCAAACAACTGAAGGATGCCGAGAAGGAACGTCGGACTAGGGAGGATCTGGCAAGTCACCCCTACGCGCCGCAGGCCTTTGCAGTGGAGTGGTGGCTCCGCACCCATCAGGTTTCTCCGGAACAGGCCAGGCAGGTCGCGCAGACGATGGAGAGCGCCTTTGCCGCCTTCCCACACTGGCTCAGCAGCCGCCAACAGGAAAGCGAACTGCGCAGAGAACTGTACAAAGCGTTGCTGGATGTGGGCATCAGCGACGTTGTTGCCTGGGCTGATGCTATCCTGAACCTGCTGCGGAGGGCCGCCGAATGA